Proteins from a single region of Harmonia axyridis chromosome 4, icHarAxyr1.1, whole genome shotgun sequence:
- the LOC123678173 gene encoding farnesol dehydrogenase-like — protein sequence MERWSEKIAVVTGASSGIGASVVEHLVGKGMMVFGFARRLSCLDDVADRVKNMDGLFYGKRVNMAETEDIKNAFNEIEQQVGPVQVLVNCAGTFAETSLCDGNVQKWRNTFEINVIGLCTATREAVAQMKGHSLDGHIIHMNCYSGHTPLDLVGENVYPASKYAVTALTNSWRYELQELGTKIKVTSISPSFVKNTKIAKASGIRPSVVNTLTPKDVSEAVLYVLGTPPHVQVHELILRTVGCNDVKS from the exons ATGGAAAGGTGGTCAGAAAAAATAGCTGTTGTCACCGGAGCAAGCTCTGGAATTGGTGCTTCTGTTGTTGAACATCTCGTTGGAAAAGGGATGATg GTCTTTGGATTTGCTCGCAGATTGAGTTGTTTAGATGACGTTGCTGATAGGGTAAAAAATATGGATGGTCTTTTCTATGGTAAACGAGTAAACATGGCAGAGACTGAGGATATAAAGAATGCTTTCAATGAGATAGAACAACAAGTTGGTCCTGTGCAGGTACTTGTGAACTGTGCTGGAACATTTGCTGAAACTTCTTTGTGTGATGGTAATGTTCAGAAGTGGAGGAACACTTTTGAAATTAATGTTATAG gtCTTTGTACAGCGACAAGAGAAGCCGTTGCTCAAATGAAGGGCCACAGCTTAGATGGCCATATAATTCATATGAATTGTTACTCAGGTCATACACCACTAGATTTAGTTGGAGAAAATGTGTACCCTGCATCCAAGTATGCAGTAACAGCCTTAACAAATTCTTGGAGATATGAATTGCAGGAGCTTGGCACTAAAATAAAAGTAACG AGTATAAGTCCTAGCTTTGTTAAAAATACGAAGATTGCTAAAGCATCTGGTATAAGGCCGAGTGTAGTAAACACCCTTACACCAAAAGATGTGAGTGAAGCTGTCCTTTATGTTTTGGGTACACCACCACATGTTCAG